In a genomic window of Pleurocapsa sp. PCC 7319:
- a CDS encoding ParB/RepB/Spo0J family partition protein encodes MTRHRKKEQPYTSKLRGVAALLESTATTDNLSAKVAELVPLDKVQKASSQPRQYFDPVKQQKLEASISQHGILEPLLVRPVDLGRYEIVAGERRYLAAKGLGLSEVPVVIKELSDIEAIQIALIENLQRVDLSPLEETEGILQLLSVATNLDREQVILLLYRMQNESKGKVTQNVLGKDLATKIIQIFDDLGRLSWDSFVSSRLPLLKLPKDVLSVLQQGKIEYTKAKTISRLKDDALRKQLLEEAIASSWSLSKIREQINKIQPKFQQEKILGHLDSTYRQLKKSRKMFLTNPKKRKKLDSLLTQIDKLLEAEI; translated from the coding sequence ATGACTCGACATAGAAAAAAAGAACAGCCTTATACTAGTAAATTACGTGGAGTTGCTGCTCTATTAGAAAGTACTGCGACAACTGACAATTTATCAGCCAAGGTAGCAGAGCTAGTTCCACTTGATAAGGTTCAAAAGGCAAGTTCTCAGCCTCGTCAATACTTTGATCCTGTTAAGCAGCAGAAGTTGGAAGCATCTATATCTCAACATGGTATTTTAGAACCCTTGTTGGTTAGACCTGTTGATTTAGGACGATATGAAATAGTAGCCGGGGAACGAAGATATCTAGCTGCTAAGGGATTAGGATTGTCAGAAGTTCCTGTTGTTATTAAAGAATTATCTGATATTGAAGCGATTCAGATTGCTTTGATTGAAAATCTACAACGAGTTGATTTAAGCCCTTTGGAAGAAACCGAAGGTATCCTGCAGTTGTTATCTGTGGCAACTAATCTCGATAGGGAGCAGGTGATTTTATTGCTGTATCGGATGCAGAATGAATCTAAGGGAAAAGTTACCCAAAACGTTTTGGGTAAAGATTTGGCTACCAAAATTATTCAAATTTTTGACGATTTAGGAAGATTGAGTTGGGATTCTTTTGTCAGTAGTCGGCTTCCACTACTGAAATTGCCAAAAGATGTTTTGTCAGTTCTTCAACAAGGAAAAATAGAATATACAAAAGCCAAAACTATCTCACGTCTTAAAGATGATGCCTTGAGAAAACAGCTTCTTGAAGAGGCGATCGCCTCTTCATGGTCTTTGAGTAAAATTCGTGAACAAATAAATAAAATTCAACCCAAATTTCAGCAAGAAAAAATTTTAGGTCATTTAGATAGTACATATAGGCAATTAAAAAAATCGAGAAAAATGTTTTTGACAAATCCTAAAAAGCGAAAAAAATTAGATTCACTATTGACTCAAATAGATAAATTATTAGAAGCTGAAATTTAA
- a CDS encoding YihY/virulence factor BrkB family protein, translated as MQIRIKSIFKLLKEAFSEWQQDQVSLLAAALAYYTVFSITPLLVIAIAIAGAVFGQDAARGEIVEQINNLVGEQGAQAIETALANADQPQLGSVASIISVVILLIGASGVFAQLQQALNTVWNVKAKPDGGIWEFIRKRLLSFGMVLVIGFLLLVSLVLSAMLSGINKLEIGLLPGLTPLWQLLNFGISFGFISLLFALIYKYLPDVEIRWKDVLIGAIITALLFTFGKFIIGLYLGRGSLGSAYGAAGSLIIFLAWVFYSAQILLFGAEFTQVYARKYGRKIRPDNHAELTNSF; from the coding sequence ATGCAAATACGAATTAAGTCAATATTCAAACTTTTAAAAGAAGCTTTTAGTGAATGGCAGCAGGATCAAGTATCTTTATTAGCTGCTGCTTTGGCATACTATACGGTATTTTCGATTACACCTTTATTGGTAATTGCGATCGCGATTGCTGGTGCAGTTTTTGGACAAGATGCTGCTAGAGGTGAAATCGTTGAACAAATTAACAATCTAGTAGGAGAACAAGGAGCGCAAGCAATTGAAACAGCTTTAGCCAATGCTGATCAACCTCAACTTGGTAGCGTAGCTTCAATTATTAGTGTAGTAATTCTACTGATTGGTGCATCTGGAGTATTTGCTCAACTACAGCAAGCACTCAATACTGTATGGAATGTCAAAGCTAAACCAGATGGCGGAATTTGGGAATTTATTCGTAAACGATTGTTGTCTTTTGGAATGGTACTGGTGATCGGATTTTTGTTGCTAGTATCTTTAGTACTTAGTGCGATGTTATCTGGTATTAATAAGCTAGAAATTGGGTTACTTCCGGGTTTAACTCCTTTATGGCAACTGCTAAATTTTGGGATCTCGTTTGGTTTTATATCCCTGTTGTTCGCTCTAATTTATAAATATCTCCCCGATGTCGAAATTCGCTGGAAAGACGTTTTAATAGGAGCAATAATTACCGCTTTACTATTCACCTTTGGCAAATTTATCATCGGTTTATATTTAGGTAGGGGAAGTTTGGGTTCGGCTTATGGTGCTGCTGGTTCACTGATTATCTTTCTTGCCTGGGTATTTTATTCAGCTCAAATTCTACTCTTTGGTGCTGAATTTACCCAAGTATATGCCCGTAAATATGGCAGAAAAATCCGCCCAGACAATCATGCAGAATTGACTAATTCATTTTAA
- a CDS encoding mechanosensitive ion channel family protein: MNYFTTLGFYWLAQSAGDAAEETAEQTKEIVSKITTGKLAQGIFILVTAYLVLKTLDKLIIWLSERIAKEWRLRVKQFLPFLRMVVLTISTVILMNLFLNLSKENILAVTGTVAVALGFAFKDYASSIIAGIVGLFESPYGVGDRVKIGEHYGEVISYGLRAVKIQTPDDNTITIPHNKIWTEAVSNANAGALEAQVVTKFYFAHEIDVNLVRKILYRVAQTSKYTALKLPIIVVMEEKPWGSVFKLKCYPLDARDEFVYKTDLTSRAKRAFTKHQLVYPRIFELEDMEIGKF; the protein is encoded by the coding sequence ATGAACTACTTTACCACCTTAGGTTTTTACTGGTTGGCACAATCAGCGGGAGATGCAGCAGAAGAAACTGCGGAACAAACTAAAGAAATTGTTTCTAAAATTACTACAGGTAAACTTGCACAGGGAATATTTATTCTAGTTACTGCATATTTAGTCTTAAAAACACTAGATAAGCTAATTATTTGGCTCTCAGAAAGAATTGCCAAAGAATGGAGATTGAGAGTTAAGCAGTTTTTACCTTTTTTGCGGATGGTGGTATTAACCATTAGCACCGTAATTTTAATGAACTTGTTTCTCAATCTGTCTAAAGAAAATATCTTGGCAGTTACGGGTACTGTAGCGGTAGCTTTAGGTTTTGCTTTTAAAGATTATGCAAGTTCAATTATTGCTGGAATAGTGGGTTTGTTCGAATCTCCTTATGGAGTAGGCGATCGCGTCAAAATCGGCGAACACTATGGAGAAGTAATTAGTTATGGTTTGCGAGCTGTTAAAATCCAAACTCCAGATGACAATACTATAACTATCCCCCATAATAAAATCTGGACAGAGGCAGTATCAAATGCCAATGCTGGAGCGTTAGAAGCACAAGTAGTTACTAAATTTTATTTTGCTCATGAAATAGATGTTAATTTGGTCAGAAAAATTCTCTATCGAGTAGCACAAACTAGTAAGTATACCGCTCTCAAGTTACCTATTATCGTTGTAATGGAAGAAAAACCCTGGGGAAGTGTCTTTAAACTCAAATGCTATCCTCTCGATGCAAGGGATGAATTTGTTTACAAAACTGATCTTACCTCGAGAGCAAAACGCGCTTTTACTAAACATCAACTCGTATATCCACGCATTTTTGAGCTTGAAGATATGGAAATTGGGAAGTTTTAA
- a CDS encoding ParA family protein translates to MTKIIALFNQSGGVGKTTLTMNLGYHLVLNKNRVLLIDIDPQASLTTFMGIDSEELEQTIYESVVGEEPLPIIQQINGLDLVPANINLSAAELELVSSLMREVRLKNALNSVVDNYDFILIDCPPSLGILTVLSLVAATHVLVPIQTQFKSFQGTDLLLNTVARLRKAANRNLEIAGFIPTMFDSRTAQETRTYNAIKDQLSPLATVYQPIPRSIVFPDASEKRVPLALHQSRHPAVDVMKKIVKKLEQL, encoded by the coding sequence ATGACTAAGATTATTGCCTTGTTTAATCAATCTGGAGGAGTAGGCAAAACTACTTTGACAATGAATTTGGGCTATCATCTAGTACTAAACAAAAATCGGGTTTTACTCATAGATATAGACCCGCAAGCTTCACTGACAACATTTATGGGAATCGATTCTGAAGAGTTAGAGCAAACTATTTACGAGTCAGTAGTAGGAGAAGAACCGCTCCCAATTATTCAGCAAATCAATGGTCTGGATTTAGTTCCAGCTAATATTAATTTGAGTGCAGCAGAATTAGAACTAGTATCTAGCCTAATGCGTGAAGTACGATTAAAAAATGCTCTTAATTCTGTTGTTGATAATTATGATTTTATTTTGATTGATTGTCCACCGTCGTTAGGAATTCTTACCGTTTTGAGCTTGGTAGCTGCTACTCACGTTTTGGTACCAATTCAGACTCAGTTTAAATCTTTTCAAGGAACAGATTTATTATTGAATACTGTTGCTAGATTGCGTAAAGCAGCTAACCGAAACTTAGAGATCGCTGGTTTCATTCCTACTATGTTTGATAGTCGTACCGCTCAAGAAACTAGAACCTACAACGCAATTAAAGATCAACTCTCGCCCTTGGCTACTGTTTATCAACCAATTCCTCGTTCCATTGTTTTTCCTGATGCCAGTGAAAAACGAGTTCCTCTTGCTCTTCATCAGTCTAGACATCCCGCAGTTGATGTAATGAAAAAAATTGTAAAAAAATTGGAACAATTATGA
- a CDS encoding ChaB family protein, giving the protein MAEEYKAERTITAVLKEEKQVDNVVRRLIDRGVPQEYISVMGQNFQSQTRISGFISKKDVVLGGLRTGAVFGSLFGSLLSLFTGVGVLFIPFLGSVVAGGPITSVLLGAASGALAGSAGAGLASALATLGMPEEKAAIYETRVKAGEFLLMAEVPANKSGEYQLLIESAGGEEIHVNESTLPRACPGKCNGVEDLSPEIRSHLSEQAQKDFIQSYNTALDETDDETKAEQQAWANIKDKYDEDENGIWSKEKVEVKN; this is encoded by the coding sequence ATGGCTGAAGAATATAAAGCAGAACGTACAATCACCGCAGTGCTCAAAGAAGAAAAGCAAGTAGATAATGTTGTTCGTCGTCTAATTGATCGCGGTGTCCCACAAGAATATATTTCTGTAATGGGTCAAAACTTTCAATCTCAAACCCGTATCTCAGGTTTCATCTCTAAAAAGGATGTTGTCCTCGGAGGCTTACGTACTGGCGCAGTTTTTGGCTCTTTATTTGGTTCTCTTCTCAGCCTCTTTACTGGTGTAGGAGTACTATTTATTCCCTTTCTTGGTTCTGTGGTAGCAGGAGGTCCAATTACTTCTGTTTTATTGGGAGCAGCATCAGGAGCACTCGCAGGTAGTGCTGGTGCTGGATTAGCTTCGGCTTTAGCAACTCTAGGTATGCCAGAAGAAAAAGCAGCCATTTACGAAACTCGTGTCAAAGCAGGTGAATTCTTATTAATGGCAGAAGTACCCGCTAACAAATCTGGTGAATATCAACTGTTGATTGAAAGTGCAGGTGGCGAAGAAATTCATGTTAACGAATCTACTTTACCTCGTGCTTGTCCCGGTAAATGTAACGGAGTAGAAGATCTATCTCCAGAAATTCGTTCTCACCTTTCTGAACAAGCACAAAAAGATTTTATTCAAAGCTACAATACTGCTTTAGACGAAACCGATGATGAGACTAAAGCGGAACAGCAAGCCTGGGCAAATATCAAAGATAAATATGATGAAGATGAGAATGGTATTTGGTCAAAAGAAAAAGTAGAAGTCAAAAATTAA
- a CDS encoding IS630 transposase-related protein has translation MAYSLDMRQRALDLLEEGKSKTEISRMLGASRTSILRWEKRALRGELAAIYPKKRGGFRVDDEKLKAYVALNPDAYQAEIAEAIRAKENTVCRALKRLKISRKKRHRSTENGTNKGETII, from the coding sequence ATGGCATATTCTTTAGATATGCGGCAACGTGCATTAGACCTGTTAGAAGAAGGCAAAAGCAAAACAGAAATATCAAGAATGCTTGGAGCTAGTAGAACAAGTATTCTTCGATGGGAAAAAAGAGCCTTAAGAGGAGAGCTTGCAGCTATTTACCCCAAAAAAAGAGGTGGGTTTAGAGTAGATGATGAAAAATTAAAAGCTTATGTCGCATTAAATCCCGATGCCTATCAAGCAGAAATAGCAGAAGCGATTAGAGCCAAAGAAAATACCGTATGTCGAGCACTTAAAAGATTGAAGATTAGTCGAAAAAAAAGACACCGCAGTACCGAGAACGGGACCAACAAAGGCGAAACGATTATTTAA
- a CDS encoding Dps family protein, which yields MSKLNIGLTEEQRHGVIELLNKDLADLYLLIIKTKKYHWDVVGPQFRTLHTLWEEHYNALTLNIDATAERVRALGGYPLGTAAGFIEYSSIKEHPNDLPSANEMVDRLVQDHEQVIRNLREDIDKCGDEYHDEGTADFLTGLMEQHEEMAWMLRSFIEGENLQGQGGRTGTETKPAVNA from the coding sequence ATGTCTAAGTTAAATATCGGATTAACCGAAGAACAACGTCATGGTGTGATTGAGTTATTAAATAAAGATCTTGCCGACCTCTATTTACTCATCATCAAAACTAAAAAGTATCATTGGGATGTAGTAGGACCTCAATTTCGCACTCTACATACATTGTGGGAAGAGCATTATAACGCCTTAACTTTGAATATCGATGCTACAGCAGAAAGAGTTCGTGCATTAGGTGGTTATCCGTTGGGAACAGCAGCAGGATTCATTGAATACAGCTCAATTAAAGAACATCCTAACGATCTTCCTTCTGCTAATGAAATGGTTGATCGCTTGGTTCAAGATCACGAACAAGTCATTCGTAACCTTAGAGAAGATATAGACAAGTGTGGAGATGAGTATCACGATGAAGGAACTGCTGACTTCTTGACAGGATTGATGGAGCAGCATGAGGAAATGGCTTGGATGTTACGTTCCTTTATTGAAGGTGAAAATTTACAAGGTCAAGGTGGTCGCACAGGAACAGAAACCAAACCAGCAGTGAATGCCTAG
- a CDS encoding CHASE2 domain-containing protein — protein sequence MWNRFKRLIRDWQRVIVIVFCVTLLIFFLRLSGYLQSLEWNTLDILLQLHSRQVGNRKTTIIRIQEPEIQELGQWPISERTLVKLLQTIQAQHPRVIGLSLYRNFSLVQNQKELVKVFPNTFTFGEIQQAITALFSTNQNQSQILTKLEQVSASDLIIDRDGVIRRAFLFQVDPKQGLLPSLGMAVSLKFLEQEGVFPTASPDQGWLQLDQVVFSPFNQNDGGYIRADDRGYQILIDFRSSAHSFNIINYTDILAGHFDPKLLDDHIVLVGSQATSNRDHFYTFGHSGSAHPIQTYSVELQANLASQIVSTVLDERPLIKSWSDFQEYLWILGWGTVVAIWAWSYRQTKNFLKLVIIIGLGIAIAIVIQVTINYVAFLSGWWLSLVPSLLSTSISAICIFIHIYVNKLQECNTRLTNEVKAHSRKLEVTRAELQSAQEKIIFQDKLAALGTLVAGVSHELKNPLHFIVNFADLSLDLTEELRDELNQDSSISPQLVTSDTYQYLDTLAENLSEIQKYSQRANDILQTMLPHPNQQSFDYQLSNIHDLIDSAINLVFHSKKNRENNFNIILLKEYDADIDLIEIIPQSISRALINIIDNAYYALQEKYRLRNHNFTPTLTIKTVNLFKAITISIQDNGPGIPKEIINKVFDPFFTTKPPKQGMGLGLSITYNLITEGNQGKIKLETKVDVFTRFTILLPKGDRNKSLISL from the coding sequence ATGTGGAATCGATTTAAAAGGCTAATTCGGGATTGGCAAAGAGTAATCGTAATAGTATTCTGTGTTACGCTGTTAATTTTCTTTTTGCGTCTAAGTGGTTATTTGCAATCTCTAGAATGGAATACTTTAGATATATTGTTACAGCTTCATTCTCGGCAAGTAGGTAATCGTAAGACTACAATTATTAGAATACAAGAGCCCGAAATCCAAGAGTTGGGACAGTGGCCAATAAGTGAACGCACTTTGGTGAAATTACTCCAAACAATTCAAGCGCAACATCCGAGGGTGATTGGATTATCTCTGTATAGAAATTTTTCTCTTGTACAAAACCAGAAAGAGTTAGTCAAAGTATTTCCGAATACCTTTACTTTTGGCGAAATTCAACAAGCAATTACAGCTTTATTTTCGACCAATCAAAATCAGTCACAAATACTAACAAAGTTAGAGCAAGTTAGTGCCAGTGATTTAATTATTGATCGAGATGGAGTTATCCGTCGTGCTTTTTTATTTCAAGTGGATCCAAAGCAAGGATTATTACCTAGTTTGGGAATGGCAGTGAGTTTAAAATTTTTAGAGCAAGAGGGAGTTTTTCCTACTGCTTCCCCAGATCAAGGTTGGCTACAACTAGACCAGGTGGTGTTTTCTCCTTTTAATCAAAATGATGGTGGTTATATTCGTGCCGATGACAGAGGATACCAAATTTTAATCGACTTTCGGAGTTCAGCTCACTCTTTCAACATCATTAATTATACGGACATTTTAGCAGGACACTTTGATCCAAAATTGCTAGACGATCACATTGTATTAGTTGGTTCTCAGGCAACTAGCAATCGAGATCATTTTTATACTTTTGGTCATAGTGGATCTGCTCATCCTATTCAAACTTATAGTGTTGAATTGCAGGCAAATTTAGCTAGTCAAATTGTTAGTACAGTTCTTGATGAACGTCCTTTGATTAAGAGTTGGTCGGATTTTCAAGAGTATTTATGGATTTTAGGTTGGGGTACTGTGGTAGCTATTTGGGCTTGGAGCTATCGCCAAACTAAAAATTTTCTTAAGCTAGTGATAATTATTGGCTTAGGAATAGCGATCGCCATAGTTATTCAAGTTACTATTAATTATGTTGCTTTTCTATCTGGTTGGTGGCTTTCTCTGGTTCCATCCTTATTGTCAACTTCTATTTCAGCGATTTGTATTTTTATTCATATCTATGTCAACAAGCTACAAGAATGCAATACTAGGTTAACTAATGAAGTCAAAGCACATAGTCGTAAATTAGAAGTAACTCGGGCTGAATTACAGTCAGCTCAAGAAAAGATTATATTTCAAGATAAATTAGCAGCTCTAGGAACTTTAGTTGCTGGAGTTTCCCATGAATTAAAAAATCCTTTACATTTTATTGTAAATTTTGCCGATCTATCACTAGATTTGACTGAAGAATTGCGAGATGAACTAAATCAAGACTCATCAATTTCTCCACAATTAGTTACTAGTGATACATATCAATATTTAGATACATTGGCAGAAAACTTAAGTGAAATTCAGAAATATAGTCAACGAGCCAACGACATCTTACAAACTATGTTGCCTCATCCTAATCAACAGAGTTTTGATTATCAGTTAAGTAATATTCACGATCTGATTGATTCAGCAATCAACTTAGTTTTCCATAGCAAAAAAAATCGAGAAAATAATTTTAATATTATTCTTTTAAAAGAGTATGACGCTGACATAGACTTAATCGAAATAATTCCTCAAAGTATAAGTAGAGCTTTAATTAATATTATTGATAATGCTTATTATGCTTTACAAGAAAAGTATAGATTAAGAAATCACAACTTTACTCCGACTCTAACAATTAAAACCGTTAATCTTTTCAAAGCAATTACTATATCTATTCAAGATAATGGTCCAGGAATACCCAAAGAGATTATCAATAAAGTTTTTGATCCCTTTTTCACAACCAAACCGCCCAAACAAGGAATGGGGTTAGGGTTATCAATAACCTATAACTTAATTACTGAAGGCAACCAGGGGAAAATTAAATTAGAAACTAAAGTTGATGTTTTTACTCGATTCACAATTCTATTACCAAAAGGTGATAGAAACAAAAGTCTAATAAGCCTTTGA
- a CDS encoding mechanosensitive ion channel family protein — translation MDSFTPLQTAWQQLLSMLKGTIALLPNILIAIIVFIIFWFVAKFSRRLIKNLTKRKRSRNLGLVLARLSQGLIILVGAFVALAIVIPSFKPGDLVQLLGVSGVAVGFAFRDILQNFLAGILILITEPFVIDDQIVFKEFEGTVENIQTRATTIRTYDGRRIVIPNAELFTNSVTVNTAFEKRRLEYDIGIGYGDDIEEAKQIILDVLHNHPEALSDPPPEALVVDLAASTINIRARWWIDPPRRADALDAQDKVLTQFNNRLVAAGIDLPFPTQQILFHDQTEETDGDRARQREGWPSVKGNNPKSKSIASSLRQLTRDSNRNNNGDGNN, via the coding sequence ATGGATTCTTTTACTCCTTTGCAGACAGCATGGCAGCAACTGTTGTCAATGCTTAAAGGGACGATTGCACTATTGCCGAATATATTAATCGCAATTATTGTTTTTATTATTTTCTGGTTTGTTGCCAAATTCTCCAGAAGATTAATTAAAAATTTGACTAAACGTAAAAGGTCTCGCAATCTAGGGTTAGTTCTTGCTAGGCTGTCTCAAGGACTTATTATTTTAGTGGGTGCATTTGTCGCCTTAGCGATTGTAATCCCTTCCTTTAAACCAGGTGATCTAGTTCAGTTGTTAGGAGTCAGTGGGGTTGCGGTTGGTTTTGCTTTCCGCGATATTTTACAGAATTTTTTGGCGGGAATTTTAATTCTGATTACCGAACCCTTTGTCATAGATGACCAGATCGTGTTCAAAGAATTTGAGGGAACAGTAGAAAATATTCAAACCCGAGCTACTACGATCAGAACCTACGATGGTCGTCGAATTGTTATTCCCAATGCAGAGTTATTTACTAATTCAGTAACTGTAAATACTGCCTTTGAAAAACGTCGTCTTGAGTATGATATTGGAATTGGTTACGGTGATGATATTGAAGAAGCAAAACAGATTATCTTAGATGTACTTCATAATCATCCAGAAGCACTATCAGATCCTCCTCCTGAAGCGTTGGTAGTTGATTTGGCAGCGAGTACAATTAACATTCGTGCTCGCTGGTGGATCGATCCTCCTCGTCGAGCTGATGCTTTAGATGCTCAAGATAAAGTATTAACACAATTTAATAATAGGCTTGTAGCCGCAGGTATCGATTTACCATTTCCCACCCAACAAATTTTGTTTCACGACCAAACAGAAGAAACAGACGGCGATCGCGCTCGTCAAAGAGAAGGATGGCCATCTGTTAAAGGAAATAACCCCAAATCTAAAAGTATTGCTAGTTCTCTACGACAACTAACAAGAGACAGCAATAGGAATAATAATGGTGATGGTAACAATTAG
- a CDS encoding iron uptake porin: MSNLLINLLPTGVIACGVILWECSNSSASPSHNYQNDLGQVTNVNQLRDVAPTDWAYEALRSLVDRYGCISGFPNQTYKGSQPLSRYEFAAGLNSCLNQMERLIASSESVSEEDLATIQRLNQKFKTELASLGGRVDEIEGRTTVLEDSSFSTTTKLNGEIVNYVLGTFGDEKPDGSDIDDEITFSSRIRLNFDSSFTGEDRLRVRLQARNVTSPASSGGNNALALNFEGDNNNNVEIDDLHYIFPITDKISALVGANGVAVDDFFNVVPTMGVAYDALSLYSAYNNLIYDNANGEGAAVGIDIDIIDSVNLAVGYWATNPAEPEPGNGLFNGNYAAGANLNISLLEERLNFALAYLRAYQGAGSGYDLAGFVGTDAATDPFEDRANSSNNYGFASSFQVLERLSIGGYFGYTTASTIDDNADASILTWNAYATYSDLLKEGSAFIVSFGQSPSLIDSDGNALENDEDEPYLLNVEFQYSLNDFIQFTPGGYALFNPNGNSDNETIYVGTLRTIFRF; the protein is encoded by the coding sequence ATGTCTAACCTTTTAATCAACTTACTCCCAACGGGTGTAATAGCTTGTGGTGTCATTTTATGGGAATGCAGTAACTCTAGCGCATCGCCTTCACATAATTATCAAAATGATCTTGGTCAAGTAACAAATGTAAATCAGCTAAGAGATGTAGCTCCGACAGACTGGGCTTACGAAGCACTCAGAAGTTTAGTTGATCGCTATGGCTGTATTTCAGGGTTTCCCAATCAGACATATAAAGGTAGCCAACCCCTTAGTCGTTACGAATTTGCAGCAGGTTTAAATAGTTGTTTAAATCAGATGGAACGTTTAATTGCTAGCTCAGAGTCTGTTTCAGAGGAAGATCTGGCAACTATACAGCGATTAAATCAAAAGTTTAAGACAGAATTAGCTAGCCTTGGGGGGAGAGTTGATGAGATTGAGGGTCGGACTACTGTTTTAGAAGATAGTTCTTTTTCTACTACTACCAAGCTAAATGGAGAGATAGTTAACTATGTGCTGGGAACATTTGGGGATGAGAAACCAGATGGTAGCGATATTGATGATGAAATTACCTTTAGTAGTCGAATTCGTCTTAACTTTGATAGTAGCTTTACAGGAGAAGACCGCTTAAGAGTCCGTTTACAAGCGAGAAATGTTACCAGTCCGGCTTCATCTGGTGGTAATAATGCCCTAGCCCTTAACTTTGAGGGCGACAATAATAACAATGTTGAAATCGACGACTTGCATTATATCTTTCCTATTACTGATAAAATATCGGCTTTAGTTGGTGCTAATGGCGTTGCAGTGGATGATTTCTTTAATGTCGTCCCCACCATGGGAGTAGCTTATGACGCTCTTAGTCTCTACAGTGCTTATAACAACCTGATTTACGATAACGCTAATGGAGAGGGTGCTGCGGTGGGTATAGATATAGATATTATTGATTCTGTAAATTTAGCTGTAGGCTACTGGGCGACTAATCCTGCCGAACCTGAGCCAGGGAATGGTCTTTTTAACGGTAACTATGCCGCTGGAGCTAATTTAAATATATCCCTATTAGAAGAACGTTTAAATTTTGCTTTAGCATACCTAAGAGCATATCAAGGGGCGGGTAGTGGCTACGATCTAGCTGGCTTTGTCGGCACTGATGCTGCTACCGATCCGTTTGAAGATCGTGCCAACTCCTCTAATAATTATGGTTTTGCCAGTAGTTTTCAGGTTTTAGAACGGTTATCGATTGGCGGTTACTTTGGCTATACTACTGCTTCGACAATTGATGATAACGCTGATGCCAGTATTCTGACTTGGAATGCCTACGCAACTTATAGTGATCTCTTAAAAGAAGGCTCAGCTTTTATTGTGAGTTTTGGACAGTCTCCCAGTTTGATTGATTCGGATGGTAATGCCTTAGAAAATGATGAAGATGAACCTTATCTTCTAAACGTAGAATTTCAATATAGTTTAAATGATTTTATTCAGTTCACACCTGGAGGCTATGCTTTATTTAATCCCAATGGTAATTCAGACAACGAAACTATCTATGTCGGCACTTTACGCACTATTTTTAGATTTTAA
- a CDS encoding response regulator yields the protein MPTNILVVEDELSFQKIIKQYFKRQIKSKKYQFEFANDGKQALEKIVEDGFIDLLILDIKMPKIDGIKLLTLLEYLDFKIETIIISAYGDMDTIRKTMNLGASDFLTKPFSMETLAKAIEDRIKKIGDKNIGYIEKRYIYKIQPTGEEKEYGPYLYFRKRDEQKKLNGIYLGKEEPWLQKLINIAENLDNK from the coding sequence ATGCCAACTAATATTTTGGTTGTTGAAGATGAATTATCTTTCCAAAAGATAATTAAGCAATATTTTAAACGACAAATTAAATCAAAAAAATACCAGTTTGAGTTTGCTAATGATGGGAAGCAAGCTCTCGAAAAAATTGTAGAAGATGGTTTTATAGATTTATTAATTTTAGATATTAAAATGCCAAAAATTGATGGCATAAAGCTACTGACTTTACTAGAATACCTTGACTTTAAAATAGAGACAATTATTATTTCTGCCTATGGAGATATGGATACAATCAGAAAAACCATGAATTTGGGTGCCTCTGATTTTTTGACCAAACCATTTTCTATGGAAACTTTAGCTAAAGCAATTGAAGATAGAATTAAGAAAATAGGCGATAAAAATATTGGATATATAGAAAAAAGATACATCTATAAAATTCAGCCGACGGGCGAAGAAAAAGAATATGGTCCTTATCTATATTTTAGAAAACGAGATGAACAAAAAAAACTCAATGGTATTTATTTAGGAAAGGAAGAGCCTTGGCTACAAAAACTAATAAATATAGCTGAAAACCTTGATAATAAATAA